Part of the Paenibacillus aurantius genome, ATGACGACGAAAATGACGGTTCCGTCCGCCTTCTGGCCGACCGCGGTCCGCGGTCCGCGGCCCCAGCCGCCGTCCCCGCTCGTAATGAGCGGCTTGCCGTCCGCAATGACGCGGGGATAGAAGGAGACGGCTTCCGTTACGTGCAGATCGATCAGCTCGTTAATGCTGTATTTGCCTACGATTAATTTGCCTTCCTTCGTAAAACCGACGACGTGCTGGGGAATGCTTCCCTCTAGTCCGGTAAACAGCAAATTGCCGCCGGACATAATAAAGCCGATGGGGGCGAAGCCGTTGCCGAGGCCGTCGGGGTCGTCGAAACCGCCTCCGTTAACGCCGGCCACCGCTCCGGTTCGTTCCACCATGGAGGTGATTTTTTCCCCTTCCCCGACCTTGCCGGGAACGACGACCCGGATGGATTTGGGGTCATAGACGTAAATCTTCTTGCCTTTCCAGAACTGCCCCGAGATGTCTTCCACTTTTATAAGATCCCCTACCGGGCGTTTGGCCGGTACGATAATTTTGCTGGTGTCGATATGCCCGCTGCCCATCTCCTCCATGTCCTGCTGCATCTGGGCGACCATGCGGTCCCGTTGTTCGGCACCGACGAAGATCCATGCCCAATTCCGATGCTGGGTCGTGATGACCGTCTCCGCAAGCTTCTCACGAATGGTGAGTCCGGGCGGAGTAAGGAAGAGAAAACTGGACGCCAGAAATCCGGCGGCGGCAATAGCGAGCAAGCTCTTCTTGTACCAGCTCCAGCTGCGCATCCCGCCGGATGTTCCGGCGAGTTTAGGAACCGTAGAACTCAAATTAACTTTCCTCCTGGTGCTCAAAGTGCATAACCTGAATATACCAGATCTATCTTACCATAGAGTCTATTTGAAAAGTATAAGGAATTTGTTAAAATTTATGGATTATGCCCCTGAGGGCGCTGATGCAGAGGGAGGTTTATCTCTTGCTGGGAAAATATAATTTCTATGGATTTCCGCTCGATCTGCTCCTGTTTGTGGCCGGATTCGGTCTCCTCTTTTTGGCCATTCTGTACGCGGCGGCGAGGAAGCCATGATTCGGGGGTCCGTACGCAAAGGTGAGTGGTTGGAATTTCATTTGGAGCTCCGCGAAGGCCAGTCTTCGGAAGGAGCCGTAAAGGAAGCGCTGTCGGGTACGGATAAGTTCTGGCGGGCTCTCGCAGCCGGCGGAGGCATTCAGTACAAGGGAGGCCGTGTCCGGCTCCATCTGTTTCCGTCGGAGAAAGGCGGGTATGAGCCGGAATGGATGGATCTTTCTATTCTGTATGAGGATGATTTTTGTCTCGTGGCGGATAAACCCGCAGGTGTCCCGGTCCATCCGTCCCGTCCGGGGCAGGGCGGAACGCTCGCGAATGGGATCGCCTCTTATTATGAAATGAGCGGACAGGCGTGCCGGGTACGTCACATTCACCGGCTCGATGAGGAGACGACGGGTCCCGTGCTGTACGCCAAGAACGAATGGGCTCAAATCCGGCTGGATGCCGCTATGAGGGAAAAGAGAATCGAACGCATTTACTCGGCCCTCGTCGAGGGACGCCTGCCGAAGAGGAAAGGCACCGTGGACGCTCCTATCGGGAAGGACCGCCATCATGCTTCCCGGCGGCGGGTAAGCCCCACCGGAGTGCCGGCTGTCACCCATTACGAGGTGGTCGAGTCGTTCGATGCCCATACGTGGGTGAGGCTCCGGCTCGAAACCGGGCGTACGCATCAAATCCGCGTTCACCTGGCCCATCTCGGCCACCCGCTTATCGGGGATGCCTTGTACGGGGGCCGTCCGGTGGCGGGCATGAAGCGGCAGGCGCTTCATGGGGAGAAGCTGCGCTGGATTGATCCGCTGACCGGTGAAGAGAGAGAGGCGGACGCCCCCTTTCCTTCCGATTTTGCCGAGACGCTGGAATGGCTTCGAAACCGCTCGAAAAGCTGAACCTTGTCGCCTTATCTAGTAATTCCTGCCGGGCGTTATTAGAAATAGTGGCCTATCCGTGAGTATTTTTCATGCTTTCCTATTAATTTTCGATTCGGAGGTTTTCTCGACAACAAAGCCACCGGATAAGGCACTAGGGAAAATATAGTCATGCTCCCCTTCCCTCATCCATATAATGTTAGGGAAATGCGTTAGGCATATGAAGGGAGGATGAACGATGACGGAGCAGCGTTCCGGGTTGAGGTTTGATATTTACGAACGGGTTCATCTGCCGGATGGACTGGCAGGTGTAAGGGAACTGGAGGAAGCGGAGCTGGTTCCTCATATTCAGGTTTCGGAAGAAAGAGACTATGCGGTCATCAAGGGCCACCTGTTTCTTTCGGGCCGGTATGCAGGCGATAACGGGGAGCAGGGTTGCCGGCTGGAGCATTTGATTCCGGTTGAGATTACGATGCCCTTCAACCGTGTCCACCGGGTTGAGGACATACGCGTCGAGATCGACCAGTTCGATATCGACAAGCTGTCCGACCGCAGCTTGAATGTGACGGGAGTTCTGTCGCTGCATGGAATTGAGATGCTGGACAGCTCGTCTCCGGCTTGGGAGGAAGCCCAGGATGAGGAGGTTTTCGTCCATCAGCCTGATCCCCCCACCTACCGGGAGCCGGAGCAGGAGATTCCTTACAGCCTGGCGGAAGCCGAGTCCGAGGAGGAGCCGGTTCAGGAATTCAACGAAAATCCTCTGATGCAGGAGCTGGCGGCGGAAGAGCCGGCACCGGTGCACCAGCCGGTCGCCAAGCAGCAACAGGGAGCTTACCATCAGCCGGATAAGCCGGAGTACGAGCCGTTGTTCGGACAGCCCCAGGCCCAGCCGGTTTCCTCCTATTTTACTTATCAGGAAGAAGAAGCGGAAGACCCGGCGGCAGAGGCGGCTGCTGACAGCCATGCGGCCGTCAGCAGCCGAATCCTGCCGAATCCGCTGGAGCCCGTCAAGGCGGCGGTCCAGCGGGAGCCGAAGGCCGCCATTAAGTCTGCCGAGCCTGCCCCCGAGCCGGTTTCGAGCGACGCGCTGGAATGGAAGAAGCTCTTCATCGGGGAGGAGAAGGAGCAGAACCGGTTCAAGCGGATGAGGATCTGCATTGTGCAGAAGGAAGAGACCCTGGAGCAGATTGCCCAGCGGTACAGCATCAATTCGCGCGAGATCCAGCTCTTCAACCGGCTGGCGAGCCCCGAAATCGGAGAGGGGCAGATCATTTATATTCCCTGACCCTCGCTGCAAACAAAAACCCGGCCGCTCGCCAAGAGAGGCCGGGTTTGTTTTGGTATGACTTGGGGAAGCTTTTGCTTCTGTCAGGTAAGGTTTAATGTTGGGCGGGGCTCCCCGAAAAGTAATCGGAATAAGCTACGCCAGCATCCGCTTCCCTTTTTGGGGATTAATCCTGTCGGGGTCCCCGAAAAGTAATCGGTCTAAAGCTACGTCAGCATCCGCTTCCCTTTTTGGGGATTAATCCTGTCGGGGTCCCCGAAAAGTAATCGGACTAAAGCTACGTCAGCATCTGCTTCACTTTTTGGGGCTCTTAGTAAAGACTGAACAAGAAGCCGAGGTACAGCAGGAAGAACACGAACAGGAGAAACACATCGAACGGATTCGGAAAAATAAGCGTCCGAACGAACTGTATGCAAATCAGAGGCAGCATCACTCCCCTGACCGTAAACCGCACCTTCCACCACCATCTTTGCATCGGGCTGCCTCCACTATCCAAATTTTCATCTGCTCTTAGCTTATGATTTGGACAAACCTGGATATGCTTGTAATAGAGAAGAAGGGTTCCGGGCTCACGCCGGGAATCCGAAAAAAGCCGCTAACCTCCCCGTAAACATTGACTGTCCCGGGGAATATGGTATTATAGGAAGGAACTATAGGTGAAAGACTTGGAAAGGGAGGAGTAGGCAGCCAACCCTTCAGAGAGTGGAGCCGTTACGCTGAGAGGCCCCGCAGGATGTAATTGCCGAAGTCGCCCCGGAGTTGCAGGAACGCCTTAAGCCGCATTCATGGAATGCCGCGTCCCCTGCCGGCCGCAGCCGTTATCTGTTTGAGAGCCGTGCCCTTTTCATGGGTGCGGAATGAAGGTGGTACCACGGAAGCTTAAGCCTTTCGTCCTTTGCGGGCGGAAGGCTTTTTTATTTTCATATCTTGGAGGGTTACCCATGGCGGAAGCTAACGAAACGAAAACGCAGAACGAAATGCCGACCCAGTACGATCCGAAAAACGCGGAGTCCAAATGGTACGAGTACTGGCTGAAAGGAAATTACTTCGCGGCGGGAACAAGACCCGATGCCGAGAAGTTTACGATCGTCATCCCGCCCCCTAACGTCACGGGGATGCTGCATATCGGGCATGCGCTCGATTTTACGCTGCAGGACATCATTATCCGCATGAAGCGGATGCAGGGCTTCGACACGCTGTGGCTGCCGGGGTCGGACCACGCGGGAATCGCCACCCAGGCGGTGGTGGAAACGAACCTCCGCAAGGAAGGAATCAGCCGCCACGACCTGGGCCGCGAGAAGTTTCTCGAGAAGGTATGGGAGTGGAAGGAGCTGTACGCGAATCGAATCCGCGAGCAGTGGGGCAAGATGGGCCTGTCCCTCGATTATACCCGCGAGCGCTTTACCTTGGATGCCGGGCTGTCGGATGCGGTTCGGGAAGTATTCGTCCGTCTCTACGAGAAAGGCTTGATTTACCGCGGCAAGTATATCATCAACTGGGACCCGGCCGCCCGTACGGCGCTGTCGGACATTGAGGTCGAGTACAAAGAGGTTCAGGGCAACCTGTACCACCTCGTGTATCCTCTTAAGGACGGCAGCGGTTCGATTACGGTGGCGACAACCCGTCCGGAGACGATGCTCGGGGATACGGCCGTAGCGGTTCATCCGGAGGACGAGCGGTACAAGGACATGGTGGGCAAAATGCTCGTGCTGCCGATCATCGGCCGGGAGATTCCGGTGGTGGCCGACGAGTATGTCGAGAAGGAGTTCGGAAGCGGTGCGGTCAAAATCACCCCGGCCCACGACCCGAACGATTTCGAGGTCGGCAAGCGGCATGATCTTCCACAGGTTCTTGTCATGGACGAGACGGGGACGATGAATGCGAACGCCGGCAAGTACCAAGGGCTCGACCGCTTCGAATGCCGCAAGCAGATTGTGGCGGACATGAAGGAGCTCGGCGTGCTCGTGAAGATCGAAGAGCATGTTCACCAGGTCGGGCACAGCGAGCGGAGCGGAGCCGTGGTGGAGCCGTATCTGTCCACGCAGTGGTTCGTGAAGATGAAGCCGCTCGCCGAAGCCGCCATCTCCGCCCAGAAGGCGGGCAAGGGCGTCAACTTCGTACCGGAGCGCTTCGAGCGGACGTACCTCAACTGGATCGAGAACGTGCGAGACTGGTGTATCTCCCGCCAGCTTTGGTGGGGCCACCGGATTCCCGCGTGGTACTGCGAGGACTGCGGTGAGGTTCAAGTGTCCCGCACAGAAGCGGAAGCCTGCTCCCATTGCGGCAGCAGCAAGCTGAAGCAGGACAATGACGTGCTCGACACGTGGTTCAGCTCGGCGCTGTGGCCGTTCTCGACGCTTGGCTGGCCGGAGCAGACGGAGGACCTCAAGCGGTTCTATCCGACCGATGTTCTCGTAACGGGCTATGACATCATCTATTTCTGGGTGGCCCGTATGATCTTTACGGCTCTCGAATTCACAGGGGAGATCCCGTTCAAGGATGTTCTCATGCACGGCCTCGTGCGGGATGCCGAAGGCCGCAAAATGTCGAAGTCGCTAGGCAACGGAGTCGATCCTCTTGAGGTGATCGAGAAGTACGGCGCCGACGCGATGCGCTTCATGATCTCCACGGGCAGCACGCCGGGACAGGATCTCCGCTTCCGCTGGGAGAAGGTCGAGCAGGCGCGGAATTTTGCCAACAAGATCTGGAATGCGTCCCGCTTCGCCCTCATGAACCTGGAAGGCATGACCGCAGCCGATATCGACCTGTCCGGAGAGCTCGGCACCGCCGACCGCTGGATTCTTCACCGCCTGAACGAAACGGTACGCGATGTCACCCGCTTGAACGAATCGTATGAATTTGGGGAAACGGGCCGTCTGCTGTATAATTTCATCTGGGACGATCTGTGCGACTGGTATATCGAGTTCAGCAAGCTGTCTCTTTACGGAACGGACGAGGCGGCAAAGAAAAGCACCCGCTCGGTGCTTGCCTATGTGCTTGACCGGACCCAGCGCCTCTTGCATCCGTTCATGCCGTACATCAGCGAGGAGATCTGGCAGCACCTGCCGCATGAAGGCGAGACGATCACGCTCGCTTCCTGGCCGGTTTACGAGGCCGGATTCGAAGCTCCGGAAGCCGTACGGGAGATGGAGCTCCTCATGGACATCATCCGTTCGGTGCGCAATATCCGCGCCGAAGTGAACGTGCCGATGAGCAAGAAGATCGAGCTCTTGGTGAAGCCGGCGAACGAGGAATACCAGGGTATCCTCTCCCGTAACGAAGAGTACCTGCGCCGCTTCTGCAGCACCTCTCTGCTCGAGATCCGCGGAGACCTCGCGGCACCGGACAAGGCAATGACCGCCCTCGTGACGGGCGCCGAGCTCTACCTGCCGCTTGCCGGGCTGATCGATATCTCGCAGGAAATCGCGCGTCTTGAGAAAGAGCTGAAGACGCTGCACGGCGAGGTGGAGCGCATCGAGAAGAAGCTGTCCAACGAGGGCTTCGTGGCGAAGGCGCCAGCCAAGGTAATCGAGGAAGAGAAGGCGAAGCTGGCCGATTATGCGGATAAGCGGGCTAAGGTGACCGCACGGCTGGCCGAGCTCCAAGAATAGTTGAATGAATCGTAGGCGTCCT contains:
- a CDS encoding phosphodiester glycosidase family protein — its product is MSSTVPKLAGTSGGMRSWSWYKKSLLAIAAAGFLASSFLFLTPPGLTIREKLAETVITTQHRNWAWIFVGAEQRDRMVAQMQQDMEEMGSGHIDTSKIIVPAKRPVGDLIKVEDISGQFWKGKKIYVYDPKSIRVVVPGKVGEGEKITSMVERTGAVAGVNGGGFDDPDGLGNGFAPIGFIMSGGNLLFTGLEGSIPQHVVGFTKEGKLIVGKYSINELIDLHVTEAVSFYPRVIADGKPLITSGDGGWGRGPRTAVGQKADGTVIFVVIDGRQAHSVGATLKEVQDLLLEDGVINAGFLDGGASSELVVGDELLTKPSSKYGERRLPSAFLVFDDPSSYKENNPWKGLDHIDPGGAATHEEYQRDLASQKAANKDKATPTPAKTASPSPKTSESVKPRETDEPKPTATRTPAKTDPPASTKPEPTATPASESVPPKPTPPPSTPKPSAPAATATPGTTPPASTAPTAAPPASTGPGATAAPAGSSPTGGKTN
- a CDS encoding RluA family pseudouridine synthase; protein product: MIRGSVRKGEWLEFHLELREGQSSEGAVKEALSGTDKFWRALAAGGGIQYKGGRVRLHLFPSEKGGYEPEWMDLSILYEDDFCLVADKPAGVPVHPSRPGQGGTLANGIASYYEMSGQACRVRHIHRLDEETTGPVLYAKNEWAQIRLDAAMREKRIERIYSALVEGRLPKRKGTVDAPIGKDRHHASRRRVSPTGVPAVTHYEVVESFDAHTWVRLRLETGRTHQIRVHLAHLGHPLIGDALYGGRPVAGMKRQALHGEKLRWIDPLTGEEREADAPFPSDFAETLEWLRNRSKS
- a CDS encoding LysM peptidoglycan-binding domain-containing protein, whose amino-acid sequence is MTEQRSGLRFDIYERVHLPDGLAGVRELEEAELVPHIQVSEERDYAVIKGHLFLSGRYAGDNGEQGCRLEHLIPVEITMPFNRVHRVEDIRVEIDQFDIDKLSDRSLNVTGVLSLHGIEMLDSSSPAWEEAQDEEVFVHQPDPPTYREPEQEIPYSLAEAESEEEPVQEFNENPLMQELAAEEPAPVHQPVAKQQQGAYHQPDKPEYEPLFGQPQAQPVSSYFTYQEEEAEDPAAEAAADSHAAVSSRILPNPLEPVKAAVQREPKAAIKSAEPAPEPVSSDALEWKKLFIGEEKEQNRFKRMRICIVQKEETLEQIAQRYSINSREIQLFNRLASPEIGEGQIIYIP
- a CDS encoding valine--tRNA ligase, which encodes MAEANETKTQNEMPTQYDPKNAESKWYEYWLKGNYFAAGTRPDAEKFTIVIPPPNVTGMLHIGHALDFTLQDIIIRMKRMQGFDTLWLPGSDHAGIATQAVVETNLRKEGISRHDLGREKFLEKVWEWKELYANRIREQWGKMGLSLDYTRERFTLDAGLSDAVREVFVRLYEKGLIYRGKYIINWDPAARTALSDIEVEYKEVQGNLYHLVYPLKDGSGSITVATTRPETMLGDTAVAVHPEDERYKDMVGKMLVLPIIGREIPVVADEYVEKEFGSGAVKITPAHDPNDFEVGKRHDLPQVLVMDETGTMNANAGKYQGLDRFECRKQIVADMKELGVLVKIEEHVHQVGHSERSGAVVEPYLSTQWFVKMKPLAEAAISAQKAGKGVNFVPERFERTYLNWIENVRDWCISRQLWWGHRIPAWYCEDCGEVQVSRTEAEACSHCGSSKLKQDNDVLDTWFSSALWPFSTLGWPEQTEDLKRFYPTDVLVTGYDIIYFWVARMIFTALEFTGEIPFKDVLMHGLVRDAEGRKMSKSLGNGVDPLEVIEKYGADAMRFMISTGSTPGQDLRFRWEKVEQARNFANKIWNASRFALMNLEGMTAADIDLSGELGTADRWILHRLNETVRDVTRLNESYEFGETGRLLYNFIWDDLCDWYIEFSKLSLYGTDEAAKKSTRSVLAYVLDRTQRLLHPFMPYISEEIWQHLPHEGETITLASWPVYEAGFEAPEAVREMELLMDIIRSVRNIRAEVNVPMSKKIELLVKPANEEYQGILSRNEEYLRRFCSTSLLEIRGDLAAPDKAMTALVTGAELYLPLAGLIDISQEIARLEKELKTLHGEVERIEKKLSNEGFVAKAPAKVIEEEKAKLADYADKRAKVTARLAELQE